A window of the Streptomyces formicae genome harbors these coding sequences:
- the ileS gene encoding isoleucine--tRNA ligase, with product MTPPPQPQYRQVPAQVDLPALEHAVLDFWRDNKVFAKSLEQSEGRPEWVFYEGPPTANGMPGAHHIEARVFKDVFPRFRTMRGYHVARKAGWDCHGLPVELAVEKELGFNGKKDIEAYGIAEFNAKCRESVSRHTDAFSELTTRMGYWVDLDEAYWTMDPEYIESVWWSLKEIFTKGLLVQDHRVAPWCPRCGTGLSDHELAQGYETVVDPSVFVRFPLTSGPLAGEAALLVWTTTPWTLVSNTAVAAHPSVTYLVATNGEEKLVVAEPLLEKALGEGWEATGQTFTGAEMERWTYDRPFRLVPFDEPAHYVVNAEYVTTEDGTGLVHQSPAFGEDDLKVCRAYGLPVVNPVRPDGTFEEDVPLVGGVFFKKADEALTKDLDERGLLFKHIPYEHSYPHCWRCHTALLYYAQPSWYIRTTAIKDRLLAENENTNWFPDSVKTGRYGDWLNNNIDWALSRNRYWGTPLPIWRCAEDHLTCVGSRAELTELTGTDQSGLDPHRPFIDDVTFPCPQCSGTATRVPEVIDAWYDSGSMPFAQWGYPYRNKETFEKRYPAQFISEAIDQTRGWFYTLMAVGTLVFDKSSYENVVCLGHILAEDGRKMSKHLGNILQPIPLMDQHGADAVRWFMAAGGSPWSARRVGHGTIQEVVRKTLLTYWNTVAFQALYARTSGWAPSDADPAPADRTVLDRWLLSELHALVDQVTQALEAYDTQRAGKLISAFVDDLSNWYVRRSRRRFWQGDAAALRTLHDVIETVTRLMAPLTPFITERVWQDLVVPVVPEAPESVHLSTWPEADLSAIDPTLSQQMVLVRRLVELGRATRAESGVKTRQPLSRALVAATGFESLSPELHAQITEELNVSSLASLADSSAGPAGGGSLVDTTAKANFRALGKRFGKGVQDVAKAVAAADAAALSLALRSGSASVTVNGEEVTLSPEEVIITETPREGWSVASDQGATVALDLEITPELRLAGLARDAIRLIQEARKNSGLDVADRIALRWSSTDPEVVTALTDHASLIADEVLATDFASGDADATYGDPFTDEGLSLTFRLRKA from the coding sequence ATGCGGGGCTACCACGTGGCCCGCAAGGCCGGCTGGGACTGCCACGGCCTGCCCGTCGAGCTCGCCGTCGAGAAGGAGCTCGGCTTCAACGGCAAGAAGGACATCGAGGCGTACGGCATCGCGGAGTTCAACGCGAAGTGCCGGGAGTCCGTCAGCCGCCACACGGACGCGTTCTCCGAGCTCACGACCCGCATGGGCTACTGGGTCGACCTCGACGAGGCGTACTGGACCATGGACCCCGAGTACATCGAGTCGGTCTGGTGGTCGCTGAAGGAGATCTTCACCAAGGGCCTGCTGGTCCAGGACCACCGGGTCGCCCCCTGGTGCCCCCGCTGCGGCACCGGCCTCTCCGACCACGAGCTGGCGCAGGGCTACGAGACGGTCGTCGACCCCTCGGTCTTCGTCCGCTTCCCGCTGACCTCCGGCCCGCTCGCGGGCGAGGCCGCGCTGCTCGTGTGGACGACGACCCCGTGGACGCTGGTGTCGAACACGGCGGTGGCCGCGCACCCGTCCGTCACCTACCTCGTGGCGACGAACGGCGAGGAGAAGCTCGTCGTCGCCGAGCCGCTGCTGGAGAAGGCCCTCGGCGAGGGCTGGGAGGCGACCGGGCAGACCTTCACGGGCGCCGAGATGGAGCGCTGGACGTACGACCGTCCGTTCCGGCTCGTCCCCTTCGACGAGCCCGCCCACTACGTCGTCAACGCCGAGTACGTGACCACCGAGGACGGTACGGGCCTGGTCCACCAGTCCCCTGCCTTCGGTGAGGACGACCTCAAGGTCTGCCGCGCCTACGGGCTGCCGGTCGTGAACCCGGTCCGCCCCGACGGCACCTTCGAGGAGGACGTGCCGCTGGTCGGCGGCGTCTTCTTCAAGAAGGCCGACGAGGCGCTCACCAAGGACCTCGACGAGCGCGGGCTGCTGTTCAAGCACATCCCGTACGAGCACAGCTATCCGCACTGCTGGCGCTGCCACACGGCGCTGCTCTACTACGCGCAGCCGTCCTGGTACATCCGCACGACCGCGATCAAGGACCGTCTCCTCGCGGAGAACGAGAACACGAACTGGTTCCCGGACTCGGTCAAGACCGGCCGGTACGGCGACTGGCTCAACAACAACATCGACTGGGCACTCTCCCGCAACCGCTACTGGGGCACGCCGCTGCCGATCTGGCGCTGCGCGGAGGACCATCTGACGTGCGTCGGCTCGCGCGCCGAGCTGACCGAGCTGACGGGCACCGACCAGTCGGGGCTCGACCCGCACCGGCCGTTCATCGACGACGTCACGTTCCCGTGCCCGCAGTGCTCCGGCACGGCGACCCGCGTCCCCGAGGTCATCGACGCCTGGTACGACTCGGGCTCGATGCCGTTCGCGCAGTGGGGCTATCCGTACCGGAACAAGGAGACCTTCGAGAAGCGCTACCCGGCGCAGTTCATCTCGGAGGCGATCGACCAGACCCGCGGCTGGTTCTACACGCTGATGGCGGTCGGCACGCTGGTCTTCGACAAGTCCTCGTACGAGAACGTCGTGTGCCTCGGCCACATCCTGGCCGAGGACGGCCGCAAGATGTCAAAGCACCTGGGCAACATCCTGCAGCCGATCCCGCTCATGGACCAGCACGGCGCGGACGCGGTGCGCTGGTTCATGGCGGCCGGCGGTTCGCCGTGGTCCGCGCGGCGGGTCGGTCACGGCACGATCCAGGAGGTCGTCCGCAAGACCCTGCTGACGTACTGGAACACGGTGGCGTTCCAGGCGCTGTACGCCCGCACGTCGGGCTGGGCGCCGTCGGACGCGGACCCGGCCCCGGCCGACCGCACGGTCCTCGACCGCTGGCTGCTCTCCGAGCTGCACGCGCTGGTGGACCAGGTGACGCAGGCGCTGGAGGCGTACGACACCCAGCGCGCCGGCAAGCTGATCTCCGCGTTCGTCGACGACCTGTCGAACTGGTACGTGCGCCGCTCGCGCCGCCGCTTCTGGCAGGGCGACGCCGCCGCGCTGCGCACGCTGCACGACGTGATCGAGACGGTCACGCGGCTGATGGCTCCGCTGACCCCCTTCATCACCGAGCGCGTGTGGCAGGACCTGGTGGTCCCGGTGGTGCCGGAGGCCCCGGAGTCGGTGCATCTGTCCACCTGGCCCGAGGCCGATCTGTCGGCGATCGACCCGACGCTGTCGCAGCAGATGGTGCTGGTGCGGCGGCTGGTGGAGCTCGGGCGTGCGACGCGGGCGGAGTCGGGCGTGAAGACCCGGCAGCCGCTGTCGCGTGCGCTGGTGGCGGCGACGGGCTTCGAGTCGCTCTCCCCGGAACTGCACGCGCAGATCACGGAGGAGCTCAACGTCTCGTCGCTGGCCTCCCTGGCCGATTCCTCCGCTGGTCCAGCGGGCGGGGGCTCGCTCGTCGACACGACGGCGAAGGCGAACTTCCGGGCCCTGGGCAAGCGCTTCGGCAAGGGGGTCCAGGACGTCGCCAAGGCGGTCGCGGCGGCGGACGCGGCGGCACTGTCGCTGGCGCTGCGCTCCGGCTCCGCGTCGGTGACGGTGAACGGCGAGGAGGTGACCCTCTCCCCCGAGGAGGTCATCATCACGGAGACGCCCCGCGAAGGCTGGTCGGTCGCCTCGGACCAGGGCGCGACGGTCGCCCTCGACCTGGAGATCACGCCGGAGCTGCGGCTCGCGGGCCTCGCCCGTGACGCGATCCGCCTCATCCAGGAGGCCCGCAAGAACAGTGGGCTGGATGTCGCGGACCGCATCGCGCTCCGCTGGTCCTCCACGGATCCGGAGGTCGTCACGGCCCTCACGGACCACGCGTCGCTGATCGCGGACGAGGTCCTGGCGACGGACTTCGCGTCGGGCGACGCGGACGCGACGTACGGTGACCCCTTCACCGACGAGGGCCTGTCCCTCACGTTCCGCCTGCGGAAGGCGTAG